The following proteins come from a genomic window of Phnomibacter ginsenosidimutans:
- a CDS encoding DUF7033 domain-containing protein, whose protein sequence is MLVDTITPRLQYMAAWLGQRLQGKPLPLVTTVAALPLQEPVINYSTQQLTQIQYQIQPAELLYETGIADKAVPQSRWQNQAIIFPTTAGDHPFDVLAAAFYCITRYEEYLPKYEPDEYGRYSHTNSVLFQLGWLKRPIVDEWIQQLITALQVCFPEWQPISTKASTLLSFDVDLAWSYLHKGFWRNVGGAVKSLLRNDRTALQQRLAVLQHKAPDPFDVFAAIQQQHTAAHIPAQYFFLLAQIQKGYDKNISPNSKALQALMRHTATHSDVGLHASWAASLQASVLQQEQNILQHILQQPNQSNRMHYINFRLPQTFRQLLQVGIRQEYSMGYGTINGFRAGTSVPYYWYDLDNECSTELEIHPFGWMDANSIFEQKDAPADAAIELQLMHQRVQQSGGQMISIWHNHLLGLDASGRQWWPVFTTYIRNVAV, encoded by the coding sequence ATGCTGGTAGATACAATAACGCCGCGGCTGCAATACATGGCGGCATGGCTGGGGCAGCGGTTGCAAGGCAAACCCTTGCCACTGGTGACAACAGTTGCAGCGCTGCCATTGCAAGAACCGGTCATTAATTATTCAACGCAACAGCTTACACAAATACAATATCAGATACAACCTGCTGAGCTCTTGTACGAAACGGGAATTGCTGACAAAGCTGTACCACAAAGTCGCTGGCAAAACCAAGCCATCATTTTTCCTACCACTGCCGGCGATCATCCGTTTGATGTATTGGCGGCTGCGTTTTATTGCATTACCCGCTACGAAGAATATTTGCCCAAATATGAACCAGATGAGTACGGTAGGTACAGCCATACCAACAGCGTGTTGTTTCAGCTGGGCTGGTTGAAAAGACCCATTGTAGATGAATGGATACAGCAGTTGATAACTGCTTTACAAGTATGTTTTCCAGAATGGCAACCCATATCTACAAAAGCCAGCACTTTGCTCAGTTTTGATGTAGACCTGGCATGGAGTTATTTACACAAAGGCTTTTGGCGCAATGTGGGCGGCGCTGTCAAGTCGTTGCTGCGCAATGATAGAACGGCATTACAACAACGCTTGGCTGTATTGCAGCACAAAGCTCCCGATCCGTTTGATGTGTTTGCGGCGATACAGCAACAACATACAGCAGCACACATTCCGGCACAGTATTTTTTTCTGTTGGCACAAATACAAAAAGGTTACGATAAAAATATTTCACCCAACAGCAAGGCTTTGCAGGCGTTGATGCGGCACACGGCCACGCACAGTGATGTGGGTTTGCATGCTAGTTGGGCTGCTTCATTGCAAGCTTCAGTTTTGCAACAAGAGCAAAACATATTGCAACATATTTTGCAACAACCCAACCAAAGCAACCGCATGCATTACATCAACTTCCGGTTGCCGCAAACTTTTCGGCAGCTGTTGCAAGTGGGTATTCGCCAAGAGTACAGCATGGGTTATGGTACCATCAATGGTTTTAGAGCAGGCACCAGCGTTCCCTACTATTGGTACGATTTGGACAATGAGTGCAGCACCGAACTGGAAATTCATCCCTTTGGCTGGATGGATGCTAATTCCATTTTTGAACAAAAGGATGCACCCGCCGATGCGGCCATCGAACTGCAACTGATGCATCAGCGGGTACAGCAGTCGGGCGGACAAATGATCAGCATTTGGCACAACCATTTGCTGGGACTTGATGCATCGGGACGCCAATGGTGGCCGGTGTTTACCACGTATATCCGCAATGTAGCTGTATGA
- a CDS encoding LysR substrate-binding domain-containing protein, which produces MNLQQLEYIVAVDTHRHFVKAADSCFVTQATLSMMIKKLEEELGVKIFDRSKVPVIPTDVGKAIIDQARIVLKEAKQLEQVVQQQKGQLSGDLRIAIIPTLAPFLLPLFLPRFLAQYPQVKLHISEMNTELIIKQLESQQLDAAILATPLKRPTLNEQPLFYEQFVVYASPGSKLMKKKYVLASDIDVNKLWLLEEGHCLRNQALNLCELKKQEHEGFQLDYEAGSIETLKKLVAINEGSTIIPELALQDMPEAELDCIRFFKPPAPVREISLVTYRHFVKERLLDILRQTILESLPSTISTQPAKQQHAVAID; this is translated from the coding sequence ATGAACCTGCAGCAACTCGAATACATTGTAGCCGTAGATACACACCGGCATTTTGTAAAAGCCGCCGATAGCTGTTTTGTAACGCAGGCTACCCTCAGCATGATGATTAAAAAGCTGGAAGAAGAGCTGGGCGTAAAAATTTTCGACCGCAGCAAAGTGCCCGTTATTCCTACTGATGTGGGCAAAGCCATCATTGATCAGGCCCGCATTGTGCTCAAAGAAGCGAAGCAACTGGAGCAAGTGGTACAGCAGCAAAAAGGCCAGCTCAGCGGCGATTTGCGCATTGCCATCATTCCAACGCTTGCCCCCTTTTTACTGCCTTTGTTTTTGCCCCGTTTTTTGGCGCAATACCCGCAGGTGAAGCTGCACATTTCGGAAATGAATACCGAGCTCATCATCAAACAGCTGGAAAGCCAGCAACTGGATGCGGCCATTTTGGCGACGCCGCTCAAGCGACCAACGCTCAATGAACAGCCCTTGTTTTACGAGCAGTTTGTAGTGTATGCATCGCCGGGCAGCAAGCTCATGAAAAAGAAATATGTACTGGCCAGCGATATTGATGTAAACAAACTGTGGCTGCTGGAAGAGGGCCATTGCCTTCGTAACCAGGCCCTCAATTTGTGCGAACTGAAAAAGCAGGAACACGAAGGTTTTCAACTCGATTATGAAGCGGGTAGTATTGAAACGTTGAAGAAGCTGGTGGCCATCAACGAAGGCAGCACTATCATACCAGAGCTGGCCCTGCAAGACATGCCCGAAGCCGAACTGGATTGCATCCGTTTTTTTAAACCACCAGCACCGGTGCGGGAAATAAGCTTGGTAACGTACCGCCACTTTGTGAAGGAAAGGCTGTTGGATATTTTGCGCCAAACCATTTTAGAAAGTTTGCCATCCACCATATCTACCCAACCCGCCAAGCAACAGCATGCGGTGGCGATTGATTGA